CCAGATGTTCTTCGGATAAATGTCTTTCAATAAATCCGACGGCAAATGTTTCTAATGCCTGCGTCGGGTCTTCCAGGGTCAGTGGCTTTAAGAAATCACTGCTCCCCTCCAGCTGTTGTGCTTCCAGAGCCGCCCGGAAAAGCGATTCCTTGGACTCAAAATAACGGTAAATTGTTTGCTTGGTGACATGGGCCTCTTCGGCAATTTTATCCATGCTGGTATTGATGAAACCGTTGGATTGAAATAACTCCAGTGCAGCTTTAAGTATGTTTTCAATCTTGTGTTTTTTGTTCTGAGCAAGTTTTTTCATCAGCTGTTCAGTTTTTAAAAGGCCACAAAA
Above is a window of Desulfotignum balticum DSM 7044 DNA encoding:
- a CDS encoding TetR/AcrR family transcriptional regulator; this encodes MKKLAQNKKHKIENILKAALELFQSNGFINTSMDKIAEEAHVTKQTIYRYFESKESLFRAALEAQQLEGSSDFLKPLTLEDPTQALETFAVGFIERHLSEEHLANIRLLVSEGPKVPEITRAFYAMGPRRTKTCLARFFKDRFNIDNAEDEINIFLAILLSMRMPVLIGLHASPPREKIHRHAMKAVKILMKLLDIERTGEI